Sequence from the Herbaspirillum sp. meg3 genome:
CGGCCAAGGTACGGATCACCCGCAGACGCCGTGTCGGGGTTGCTGCACGAGGCTCCAGCTTGCGCGCCAGTGCCGGATCGAGCGTCGCAATGGTCACTGCCGCAATCACCTGGCGCCGCGAGGCCATGGCCGCAAGAATATCCACGTCGCGCTCTATCAACGAAGACTTGGTGATCAGCGCCGCCGGGTGACGGCATTCGTCGAGTACCTGCAAAATGCGCCGGGTAATCTGCAGCTCGCGCTCGCAGGGCTGGTAGGCATCCGTATTAATGCCGACGGTGATGGTCTCTGCAACATAAGACGGCTTTGCCAGCTCCTTGCGCAGCAACTCCGGTGCATTCACCTTGGCGAAAATCCGGCTCTCAAAATCCAGCCCCGGCGACAAACCCAGATAGGCATGCGTAGGGCGAGCGAAGCAGTACACGCAACCGTGCTCACAACCCCGGTAGGGATTGAGCGACACATTGAAAGGCAAGTCAGGGGACTTGTTGCGGCTGATGATGGTCTTGGCGACTTCTTCCGTGACGACGGTGCGCAGCGCACCTGCTTCTCCATCGGCGTCACCTTCTTCACCTGTACCCCAACCATCGTCAAATCCTACGCGTTGCTGGGTTTCATAACGGCCCTGGATGTTACTGACGGCACCGCGGCCCTTGCGCGCATCGAATACCTGCGAAAACGTCTCGCCGGCGCTCTCCAGCGTGCGTGTTGTCTGCAGCGGCACCGGTCGGTAAGTTGACTTTGCCATGGCGATCCTTCAATATAATATACTGTATAAATATACAGTATATCGTATCAATAAAATGCTATGCGCCCGTTCGCAATATTCAGTTCAAAAAGCGTGCCCCGGTGGTCATGGTCGCCATATCCACGTACGAGGAGGCGTTGTGATTGCGCTGGGAAAAATTGATCGCATGACCGCCACCGTTGTAGTTGCGGGCATTGATGCTCTCCAGCGCGCGAATCAATTTCTCGCGCGTCAGGTCGCGTCTCGCCCGCTGCAAACCTTCCACCAGCACGCGCGCGGCGATGTAGCCTTCGAGACTGCTGAAAGTCAGATCTTCATAACCTGCTTCAGACATGTTTTTGCGGTATTCCGCTACCAACGGCATGGAAACGCGCCACGGGAACGGCACCACCTGCGTGACCAGCAGGCCACGAGCAAGATCGCCAAGCTCTTCCGCCAGGGCTTTGTGCCCGACAAACGAGCTGCCGTAAAACCGCCCCAGAAATCCTCTGGAGCGCAGGGCTCGGACGATATGAGCACTGATGAGATAGTTCCCACTGAGCAGCATCACGACGTCGCTGTGCGCAGCAAGTATTTTGTCGACGACCGGTTCAAGATTCATCACATCCGCATCAATGTCGACACTGATCAGGTCGACTGCTTCGGCCTTGGCCTTGCTTTCGGCGGCATGCTTGACTGCCATCCCGTATTGGTCGCGTTGATACACCAGCGCGAACTTACGCAAGCCGACGCAACTGAGTTGGTGCAAGGCATAAGCGAACTCGTCAGCATAGCTGGCGCGTAATGTGAAGAGATAACGACTGGATGTGGAATGAAGAAACGTGCCGCCGGTCATCGGCGCAAAGAAGGGGATCCTGGCTTTGGCCGCAATGGGAAATGCAGCCTGACTGGTCGGCAAACCAACAAAACCGAACAAGGCGAACACCTTTTCGCTTTCGATGAGTTGACGGGTATTGTAGGCGGCGAGAGAAGCCGTGTACTTATCGTCGCGCGTGATCAGTTCAATGCGCCGACCATACACGCCACCCTGCTTGTTGATCTTGTCGAAATACACCTTGGCGCCGATGAGCAGTTGCCGCGACATCTGCGCCGTAGGCCCGGACAGTCCGGCAGACTGCCCAAGCAGAATACGGGTAGCGGTCACACCCGTTTCGGCGTGTGCAGGAGAGAATAACCACACTAACAGCACCGGAAAAATTCGAAACAAACAACTTCGATGCCGTTCCTGCATGCGCTCTCCCCTTCATGGTTTAGACCGCTTCCGCTCCTGTCTCGCCGGTACGGATGCGAATGACTTGCTCAACTTCCTGAACGAAAATTTTGCCGTCGCCAATCTTGCCGGTACGTGCCGCCTTGATGATGGCGTCAACGACAGGCTCGACCACGCTGTTGTCGACGACAACTTCGATCTTCACCTTGGGCAGGAAATCGACCACATATTCAGCGCCGCGATACAGCTCAGTGTGGCCCTTTTGACGACCGAAACCTTTGACTTCGGTCACGGTGAGACCAGTAACGCCAACCTCAGCCAGCGACTCGCGCACCTCGTCCAACTTGAACGGTTTGATGATAGCAGTGACTTGCTTCATGACAACTCCCTCCTTATAAAATGTCGCAAAAAATCGAATTAAATCTATGAAAGTTTTTGGCGTTCACACTCAAACGCACGCACCGAAACCTCGCGTACTGAAATACTAATTACTCACGAAATCTCGATGTGATCGGATAGCGCCAATCACGTCCGAACGCCCGATGCGTCACACGAATACCAACCGGGGCCTGGCGGCGCTTGTATTCGTTGATCTTGATCAGGCGCGTGATACGTTCGATATCTTCCATACGATAACCGGCGGCTTCGATTTCGCCAATGCTGCGGTTTTCTTCCATGTACATTTGCATGATGCCGTCGAGCACCTCATACGGCGGCAGCGAATCCTGATCTTTTTGATCAGGGCGCAGCTCAGCCGAAGGCGGACGCGTCAGGATGCGCTCCGGGATCACCGGCGAAACACTGTTGCGGTAGGCACACAGACGATAGACCAGCGTCTTGGCGATGTCCTTGATCACCGCAAAGCCGCCTGCCATGTCGCCGTAGAGCGTACAGTAACCGACCGCCATCTCACTCTTGTTGCCGGTGGTGAGGACGATGGAACCGTACTTATTGGACATCGCCATCAGCAGCGTGCCGCGAATGCGCGCCTGAATGTTTTCTTCCGTCGTGTCTTCCTTGAGTCCCTTGAACTCTTCGGACAAAGTATTTCTGAAAGCGGTGAAGCAATCGTTGATGGAAATCTCATCGTAGCGAACCTTGATGCGCTCGACCATATCGCGCGAATCAAGCCACGAAATGTCAGCCGTGTAAGGCGACGGCATCATGATTGCGCGCACCTTGTCGGCACCCAGCGCATCAACCGCTATAGCCAGCGTCAGCGCGGAATCGACACCACCCGACAAACCGATCAGCACACTCGGAAAACCATTCTTGCCGACATAATCGCGCACGCCCAGCACCAAGGCCTGATAGACCTGTGCTTCGATAGACAACGCCGGCGCCATCTTTGGATTGCGGATTTGCACGCCGTCAAACTCGATCAGTTGCAGATCTTCTTGCGCATGCGCCAGGCTGGCGACCAGTTCGCCGGCGATGTCCATGACGAAGGAATTACCGTCGAAAATCAGTTCATCCTGACCACCAACCAGGTTGGCAAATACCAGCGGCATGCCTTGTTTGGCCACATTCGCGCGCATCACATCCAGGCGCAGCAATTGCTTGTTCATGTGGTACGGTGATCCGTTAAGAATCAGCAATACTTGTGCACCGGCTTCTTTAGCCAATGCGGGAGCACGTGGAAACCAGGTGTCTTCGCAAATATTGATACCGAACTTAGTCCCTTTGACGTCGAATACCAGCGCCTGTTCCGACGAAGTGAAATAGCGTTTTTCATCAAAGACGCTGTCGTTCGGCAGTTCCAGCTTGCTGTAGGTACCGGTGATGCGGCCGTTGAGCAGAATCGATGCTGAGTTGAATCGTGCACCATCTTTGAGCGTCGGATGACCGACCACGACATGCACGTCTTTCAATGATGCCAGCTCAGCGGCGAGCGCCTGCAACGCTTCTTCGGTTTTTGCGTAGAATGCCTGGCGCAGCAAGAGATCTTCCGGTGGGTACCCCACCAGCGACAATTCAGGCGTAAGGACGATATCGGCGCCCTGCTCGGCGGCACGACGCGAAAAATCGGCGATTTTGTTGCGATTGCCCGAAATATCCCCAACTGTGCTGTTGATCTGGGCGATGGCGACTTTGACTGACATGATGGCAGGTAAGAATGAGTAAGAAAATGATGATGAAGACAAAAGGCAGAACACCGATGCCAGGGAGCTGCACGCAGTGAACGCAGAAGTCCATTATCGCACGCGAATCATTTCTTCTCTGGCCGAAATTGGCCAAAGCCCGTGGGATTCGCTGGTCGCGGCGCAGCCGGACGCGACGCCCTTTTTATCCTATGCCTTCTTGCATGCATTGCATGAAAGCGGCTCGGCCGCCAAAGACACCGGCTGGGAACCGCAATACCTGACGCTTTGGCAAGACGATCAGCTCAAGGCCGCCCTGCCGCTTTACCTGAAATATCACTCCTATGGCGAGTATGTGTTCGACTGGGCCTGGGCTGAAGCGTACGAGCGCCACGGTTTGCCGTACTACCCCAAGCTCTTGTCCGCGATTCCCTTTACGCCGGTGAGCGGGGGACGTTTGCTGGCGCATGACGACACCGCCCGGCAAGCGCTGGTGCAGGCGTTGAGCGAATTGCAAAGTGCCGCGCAGACGTCCTCGACACACATCCTCTACCCGCCCGAAGCGGAAGCGGCGACGCTGTCCGAAGCCGGCTTCATGCTGCGCAGTGGCGTGCAATTCCATTGGCACAACGAGGGCTATCGCGACTTCGACGAGTTTCTGTCCACGCTGGAACGCAAGAAGCGCAAGAATATCCTCGCCGAACGGCGCAAGGTCGCCGAAGCAGGCGTGACTTTCCGCCATTTCAGCGGCGGCGAGGCAACGGAAAAGGACTGGCGCTTTTTCCATCGTTGCTATCGCCATACCTATTCGGCCCACTATTCAACGCCTTATCTGAACCTAGATTTC
This genomic interval carries:
- a CDS encoding PA0069 family radical SAM protein, encoding MAKSTYRPVPLQTTRTLESAGETFSQVFDARKGRGAVSNIQGRYETQQRVGFDDGWGTGEEGDADGEAGALRTVVTEEVAKTIISRNKSPDLPFNVSLNPYRGCEHGCVYCFARPTHAYLGLSPGLDFESRIFAKVNAPELLRKELAKPSYVAETITVGINTDAYQPCERELQITRRILQVLDECRHPAALITKSSLIERDVDILAAMASRRQVIAAVTIATLDPALARKLEPRAATPTRRLRVIRTLADAGIPVSVSIAPIIPFINEPELESIVEAAADAGAHRAGYTVLRLPWEVNPLFQQWLLTHFPDRANRVMNRIREMRGGKDNDSDFATRMRGEGVWADLIRQRFDKAVQRSAMHQRGWFDMLDASQFIPPARPPRVSLSGQFNLF
- a CDS encoding ABC transporter substrate-binding protein; translation: MTATRILLGQSAGLSGPTAQMSRQLLIGAKVYFDKINKQGGVYGRRIELITRDDKYTASLAAYNTRQLIESEKVFALFGFVGLPTSQAAFPIAAKARIPFFAPMTGGTFLHSTSSRYLFTLRASYADEFAYALHQLSCVGLRKFALVYQRDQYGMAVKHAAESKAKAEAVDLISVDIDADVMNLEPVVDKILAAHSDVVMLLSGNYLISAHIVRALRSRGFLGRFYGSSFVGHKALAEELGDLARGLLVTQVVPFPWRVSMPLVAEYRKNMSEAGYEDLTFSSLEGYIAARVLVEGLQRARRDLTREKLIRALESINARNYNGGGHAINFSQRNHNASSYVDMATMTTGARFLN
- a CDS encoding P-II family nitrogen regulator — its product is MKQVTAIIKPFKLDEVRESLAEVGVTGLTVTEVKGFGRQKGHTELYRGAEYVVDFLPKVKIEVVVDNSVVEPVVDAIIKAARTGKIGDGKIFVQEVEQVIRIRTGETGAEAV
- a CDS encoding NAD+ synthase, which produces MSVKVAIAQINSTVGDISGNRNKIADFSRRAAEQGADIVLTPELSLVGYPPEDLLLRQAFYAKTEEALQALAAELASLKDVHVVVGHPTLKDGARFNSASILLNGRITGTYSKLELPNDSVFDEKRYFTSSEQALVFDVKGTKFGINICEDTWFPRAPALAKEAGAQVLLILNGSPYHMNKQLLRLDVMRANVAKQGMPLVFANLVGGQDELIFDGNSFVMDIAGELVASLAHAQEDLQLIEFDGVQIRNPKMAPALSIEAQVYQALVLGVRDYVGKNGFPSVLIGLSGGVDSALTLAIAVDALGADKVRAIMMPSPYTADISWLDSRDMVERIKVRYDEISINDCFTAFRNTLSEEFKGLKEDTTEENIQARIRGTLLMAMSNKYGSIVLTTGNKSEMAVGYCTLYGDMAGGFAVIKDIAKTLVYRLCAYRNSVSPVIPERILTRPPSAELRPDQKDQDSLPPYEVLDGIMQMYMEENRSIGEIEAAGYRMEDIERITRLIKINEYKRRQAPVGIRVTHRAFGRDWRYPITSRFRE
- a CDS encoding GNAT family N-acetyltransferase; its protein translation is MNAEVHYRTRIISSLAEIGQSPWDSLVAAQPDATPFLSYAFLHALHESGSAAKDTGWEPQYLTLWQDDQLKAALPLYLKYHSYGEYVFDWAWAEAYERHGLPYYPKLLSAIPFTPVSGGRLLAHDDTARQALVQALSELQSAAQTSSTHILYPPEAEAATLSEAGFMLRSGVQFHWHNEGYRDFDEFLSTLERKKRKNILAERRKVAEAGVTFRHFSGGEATEKDWRFFHRCYRHTYSAHYSTPYLNLDFFLRIAADMPQHLLLTVAYRDGKEIASSLVIHDHQSLYGRYWGALEEVPCLHFETAYYQPLEFCIANKIAWFEGGAQGEHKMARGFLPQKTWSAHWLAHPSFADAVERFLEREGGGINDYLSELNERNPFRTSPQS